A DNA window from Rhizobium sp. NXC14 contains the following coding sequences:
- a CDS encoding MurR/RpiR family transcriptional regulator has translation MEDFVHKLRQYVKSGTPAERRIAKYFSEHLNDLPFETAASVADRLDLSPMTVGRFLRALGYQGLDSVKVEIRETVTTSPAQLQSAMSELHADAAEGKPLAVLVAEQIQALHHIYHLTAQPLWAEAVRLISTAREVSIATHARLASLANHFSQRLTQARDGVRTLDATDNRFAELFARQAVDDALLVIIDCRRFAKARLLARTARRYGYKVVLISPQQADWMADQSNVMLSLPPARAPDLDNLPPLIALLDCLSESVILEVGEEAALRRRRMLEFATVLGETANH, from the coding sequence GTGGAAGACTTTGTACACAAACTCAGGCAATACGTAAAAAGCGGCACACCGGCCGAGCGTCGAATTGCGAAATATTTCTCCGAGCACCTGAACGACCTGCCGTTTGAGACGGCAGCATCTGTCGCCGACAGGCTGGACCTCTCGCCGATGACCGTCGGGCGCTTCCTGCGCGCGCTCGGCTATCAGGGTTTGGACAGCGTCAAGGTGGAAATTCGCGAAACCGTGACGACATCGCCGGCGCAGTTGCAGAGCGCCATGAGCGAACTGCATGCGGACGCCGCGGAGGGCAAGCCGCTTGCCGTGCTGGTTGCCGAGCAGATCCAGGCCCTGCATCACATCTATCATCTGACGGCGCAGCCGCTTTGGGCCGAAGCCGTCCGCCTGATCAGCACGGCCCGCGAAGTATCGATCGCCACGCATGCGCGGCTCGCAAGCCTTGCCAATCATTTCTCCCAGCGGCTGACGCAGGCCCGCGATGGTGTCCGCACGCTCGATGCCACCGACAACCGTTTTGCCGAACTCTTCGCCCGGCAGGCCGTCGACGACGCTTTGCTCGTCATCATCGACTGCCGCCGTTTCGCCAAGGCACGGCTGCTTGCCAGAACCGCGCGCCGCTACGGCTACAAGGTCGTGCTGATTTCGCCTCAGCAAGCAGACTGGATGGCAGATCAGTCAAACGTCATGCTGTCCTTGCCGCCGGCACGCGCTCCCGATCTCGACAACCTTCCGCCGCTGATCGCGCTGCTCGATTGCCTTTCGGAATCCGTCATTCTCGAAGTCGGAGAGGAGGCAGCGCTGCGCCGCCGCCGCATGCTGGAATTTGCGACCGTCCTCGGTGAAACCGCGAACCACTAG
- a CDS encoding IS630 family transposase (programmed frameshift), translated as MARPLSVDLRKRIADALAEGMTVRAAALRFGVSAATAVRIGQLDRSGRGLAPAKMGGHVKPMLCGAAADEVHRRLAAKADWTVRALAVDLKVAGIHVSHDTVWRFLRREGKTFKKTLIASEQDRPKVARFRSRWKTHQHRLDPDRLVFVDETWVKTNMTRTRGWCQRGQPLIAGIPHGHWKTLTFLAGLRHDRIVAPFVLDGPINGTAFTAWVEQCLAPTLNRGDIVILDNLGSHKGKPARNAIRNAGAHLFFLPPYSPDLNPIEMMFAKLKTLLRKADERSVEATWRRVGEVLKAFSPRECAAYLRHAGYVST; from the exons ATGGCGCGACCTCTTTCCGTGGATTTACGCAAGCGCATTGCCGACGCACTTGCCGAGGGCATGACGGTGCGGGCGGCCGCCTTGCGCTTTGGGGTATCGGCGGCGACGGCAGTGCGGATCGGTCAGCTTGACCGATCCGGGCGTGGTTTGGCGCCGGCCAAGATGGGTGGGCATGTCAAACCCATGCTGTGTGGCGCGGCGGCCGATGAGGTTCACCGCCGCCTGGCGGCCAAAGCCGATTGGACGGTGCGGGCGCTTGCCGTCGATCTGAAGGTGGCAGGCATCCATGTCTCTCATGACACGGTTTGGCGTTTCTTGCGCCGTGAAGGCAAGACATTT AAAAAAACGCTGATCGCCAGCGAGCAGGACAGGCCGAAGGTGGCGCGGTTCCGGAGCCGCTGGAAGACCCATCAACATCGACTTGATCCGGACCGCCTGGTGTTCGTTGACGAAACCTGGGTCAAAACCAACATGACGCGCACCCGCGGCTGGTGTCAGCGTGGGCAGCCGCTGATCGCCGGAATACCGCATGGCCATTGGAAAACGCTGACCTTCCTCGCCGGGCTGCGCCACGACCGCATCGTCGCGCCTTTCGTGCTCGATGGCCCGATCAACGGCACCGCTTTCACCGCCTGGGTCGAGCAATGCCTGGCACCAACCCTCAATCGCGGCGATATCGTCATCCTCGACAATCTCGGCAGCCACAAGGGCAAGCCGGCGCGCAACGCCATCCGCAATGCCGGCGCCCACCTGTTCTTCTTGCCGCCCTACAGCCCTGATCTCAATCCGATCGAGATGATGTTCGCCAAACTCAAGACTTTGCTGCGCAAGGCCGACGAGCGTAGCGTCGAAGCGACATGGCGGCGCGTCGGTGAAGTCCTCAAAGCATTCAGCCCGCGCGAATGCGCCGCCTATCTCAGGCATGCAGGATATGTTTCAACATAA
- a CDS encoding FGGY-family carbohydrate kinase, which yields MRDHVVAVDVGTGSARAGVFDAGGHLLAKAEHPIVMNRPRENHAEHDSEDIWSAACTAVRRAMEQSGIAAASVGAIGFDATCSLVVRDVEGRPISVSTTGERRFDTIVWLDHRALKEADFCTATEHRVLDHSGHVMSPEMEMPKLMWLKKKLPATWERAGYFFDLADFMTWKSTGSTARSRCTLTAKWNYLAHLEKGWQQDFLQRIGLDDLQTRGRLPDETVPVGGSIGRLTANAAEALGLTTECHVSAGMIDAYAGALGALGGYAADPVTRERQLALIAGTSSCVVAFSRECKPSHGMWGPYYEVVFPQSWLVEAGQSATGALLDHIVRMHAAGGEPTAALHQKIVARIAELRAEEGDAFGERIFVLPDFHGNRSPLADPHAVGVISGLTLDTSFDGLCALYWRSAVAIALGIRHILETMKDYGYVPDTLHIAGGHVKNPVLMELYSDATGCKVVVPKMNEAVLLGTAIAASVACGLHEDLAAAGEAMYRGGVERLPDKAKQALYDRDYRRLLAMHRHRAELEAMF from the coding sequence ATGCGTGATCATGTGGTTGCGGTGGATGTCGGCACCGGCAGCGCGCGCGCCGGCGTCTTCGATGCCGGCGGCCATCTGCTGGCCAAGGCTGAACATCCGATTGTCATGAACCGGCCGCGTGAAAACCACGCCGAGCACGATTCCGAAGACATCTGGTCGGCCGCCTGCACCGCGGTGCGCCGGGCGATGGAGCAATCCGGTATTGCCGCCGCCTCGGTCGGAGCAATCGGTTTCGACGCTACCTGTTCCCTCGTGGTCCGCGACGTCGAAGGCCGGCCGATCAGCGTGTCCACAACCGGCGAGCGGCGTTTCGACACCATCGTGTGGCTCGATCATCGCGCGCTGAAGGAAGCCGACTTCTGCACGGCGACGGAGCACAGGGTGCTTGATCATTCCGGCCACGTCATGTCGCCGGAAATGGAAATGCCGAAGCTGATGTGGCTGAAGAAGAAGCTGCCGGCGACGTGGGAAAGGGCGGGCTATTTCTTCGACCTTGCTGATTTCATGACCTGGAAATCAACTGGGTCGACCGCCCGTTCTCGTTGCACGCTGACGGCAAAATGGAATTATCTCGCCCATCTCGAAAAGGGATGGCAGCAGGATTTCCTGCAGCGGATCGGGCTCGATGATCTTCAGACTCGCGGCCGGCTGCCGGATGAGACTGTGCCGGTCGGCGGCAGTATAGGCCGGCTGACCGCTAATGCGGCCGAGGCGCTCGGGCTGACTACGGAGTGCCATGTCTCCGCGGGAATGATCGACGCTTATGCCGGCGCGCTTGGGGCGCTCGGCGGTTATGCCGCCGATCCCGTAACACGTGAGCGCCAGCTGGCACTGATCGCCGGCACGTCGAGCTGCGTCGTCGCCTTCTCGCGGGAGTGCAAGCCAAGCCACGGCATGTGGGGGCCTTATTATGAGGTTGTCTTCCCACAGTCCTGGCTGGTGGAAGCCGGGCAATCGGCGACCGGTGCGCTGCTCGACCATATCGTGCGCATGCATGCGGCCGGCGGTGAGCCGACAGCGGCATTGCACCAGAAGATCGTCGCGCGCATCGCCGAATTGCGGGCAGAGGAGGGCGACGCTTTCGGCGAGCGTATTTTTGTGCTGCCGGACTTTCACGGCAATCGCTCGCCGCTTGCCGATCCGCATGCCGTCGGCGTGATCAGCGGGCTGACGCTCGACACTTCCTTCGACGGGCTTTGCGCGCTCTATTGGCGGTCTGCCGTCGCGATCGCTCTCGGCATCCGCCATATCCTGGAGACGATGAAGGACTACGGCTACGTGCCCGATACGCTGCATATCGCCGGCGGACACGTGAAGAACCCGGTGCTGATGGAACTCTATAGCGACGCCACCGGCTGCAAGGTCGTGGTGCCGAAGATGAACGAGGCGGTGCTGCTCGGTACGGCGATTGCGGCATCCGTCGCCTGCGGCCTGCACGAGGATTTGGCGGCAGCCGGCGAGGCGATGTATCGGGGCGGCGTCGAACGGCTTCCCGACAAAGCGAAACAGGCGCTTTACGACCGCGATTATCGCCGTCTTCTGGCCATGCATCGGCACCGTGCCGAGCTGGAAGCGATGTTCTGA
- a CDS encoding HAD family hydrolase, producing MADAEPRLVIFDCDGVLVDSEPISISVLVRAMSDLGVSITEDQAYERFLGRSLATLIDTLETEFNIHAGEEFLERIRTDLYARFRTELKPIEGIAATIDGLGIPCCVASSSQMERIRLSLSVTGLLDRLPDIFSATMVKRGKPAPDLFLHAARQMHVEPGSCLVIEDSPAGIAAAKAAGMTVFAFTGGSHANFAGYRAELDRLSPDVVFDAMPELIHLVRNHKLDGTAI from the coding sequence ATGGCTGATGCTGAACCACGGCTGGTCATTTTCGATTGCGACGGCGTGCTCGTCGACAGCGAACCGATCTCGATCAGCGTGCTCGTCAGGGCGATGAGTGATCTCGGCGTTTCGATTACCGAAGACCAGGCCTATGAGCGCTTCCTCGGACGCAGCCTGGCAACCCTCATCGATACGCTGGAAACCGAGTTCAATATTCACGCCGGCGAAGAATTCCTGGAGCGCATTCGCACTGATCTCTACGCGCGGTTTCGCACCGAGCTGAAGCCGATAGAAGGCATCGCGGCGACGATCGACGGGCTCGGCATTCCCTGTTGTGTCGCTTCATCAAGTCAGATGGAGCGAATCCGGTTGTCGCTGTCCGTCACCGGACTTCTCGACAGGCTGCCCGACATCTTCAGCGCGACGATGGTCAAGCGCGGGAAACCGGCGCCCGATCTCTTCCTCCACGCGGCAAGGCAAATGCATGTCGAGCCGGGATCCTGCCTCGTCATCGAGGACAGTCCGGCCGGCATTGCCGCCGCCAAGGCGGCGGGCATGACGGTCTTTGCCTTCACCGGCGGATCGCATGCGAATTTCGCCGGATACCGCGCCGAACTCGACCGGCTTTCGCCTGATGTCGTGTTTGACGCCATGCCGGAATTGATACACCTTGTCCGCAACCATAAGCTGGACGGGACTGCAATTTGA
- a CDS encoding mannitol dehydrogenase family protein produces the protein MTCKLSLATLSDAARTAAIPSYDRASLKAGIVHFGVGNFHRAHQAIYLDDLFNQGADHDWAIVGAGVLPSDAAMREKLAAQDFLTTVVEQDNNKTAARVTAPMIDILPVGDPAAIIARLADPEIRIVSLTITEGGYFIDASGTFNPAHPAIAADGQDPGAPKTVFGLIVAGLKARKDKGIGPFTVMSCDNIPHNGVVTANAVIGTAALSDAALADWIRVNVAFPNAMVDRITPATGQREIDFLRDNFGIEDNWPVYCEEFKQWVLEDKFTAGRPALEKVGVTFVPDVTPYEHMKIRILNGGHAAIAYPAALMDIHFVHDAMEDPLIRAFLAKLETDEIIPIVPPVPNTSLTDYFALIEHRLLNPKIADTIPRLAQDGSNRQPKFILPSTLDNLRQGRDVIGLALVSALWCRYFAGKTDSGKDIVFNDASAERLHAAALKAKADPSAFLGFDDIFGEVAKSDLFRKRFAHAVKTLWEKGTRETLQLYLDGKLAV, from the coding sequence ATGACGTGCAAATTATCGCTGGCAACGCTTTCGGACGCGGCGCGCACTGCCGCCATCCCTTCCTACGACAGGGCGTCGCTGAAAGCCGGCATCGTGCACTTCGGCGTCGGCAATTTCCACCGCGCGCATCAGGCGATCTATCTCGACGATCTCTTCAACCAGGGCGCCGATCACGACTGGGCAATTGTCGGTGCCGGCGTTCTGCCATCGGATGCCGCCATGCGCGAGAAGCTTGCGGCGCAGGATTTCTTGACGACGGTGGTGGAGCAGGACAACAACAAGACGGCGGCGCGTGTCACCGCCCCGATGATCGACATTCTGCCGGTCGGCGATCCTGCCGCCATCATCGCCAGGCTTGCCGATCCCGAGATACGCATCGTCTCGCTGACGATCACCGAGGGCGGTTATTTCATCGATGCTTCAGGCACGTTCAATCCGGCCCATCCTGCTATCGCCGCCGATGGACAAGATCCCGGTGCGCCGAAGACGGTTTTCGGTCTGATCGTCGCTGGCCTCAAGGCGCGCAAGGACAAGGGCATCGGACCTTTCACCGTGATGTCCTGCGACAACATTCCCCATAATGGCGTCGTCACCGCCAATGCCGTGATCGGCACTGCAGCACTTTCGGATGCCGCCCTTGCCGACTGGATCAGGGTTAATGTTGCCTTTCCAAACGCGATGGTCGACCGAATTACGCCGGCGACCGGCCAGCGGGAGATCGATTTCCTCAGGGACAATTTCGGCATTGAGGATAATTGGCCGGTTTATTGCGAAGAATTCAAGCAGTGGGTGCTCGAAGACAAGTTCACGGCCGGCCGCCCGGCCTTGGAAAAGGTCGGCGTCACCTTCGTTCCTGATGTTACGCCTTACGAGCATATGAAGATCCGAATCCTGAACGGCGGGCATGCCGCGATCGCCTATCCGGCGGCGCTGATGGACATTCATTTCGTGCATGATGCCATGGAAGATCCGCTGATCCGGGCGTTCCTGGCCAAGCTGGAGACAGACGAAATCATTCCGATCGTGCCGCCGGTGCCAAACACGTCGCTGACGGATTATTTCGCCCTCATCGAACATCGGCTTCTCAATCCGAAGATCGCCGATACCATCCCGCGTCTGGCGCAGGATGGCTCGAATCGCCAACCGAAATTCATCCTGCCGTCGACGCTCGACAATCTGCGCCAGGGCAGAGATGTCATCGGCCTGGCGCTGGTCTCGGCGCTTTGGTGCCGTTATTTCGCCGGCAAGACCGACAGCGGCAAGGATATCGTCTTCAACGACGCCAGCGCCGAGCGCCTGCACGCAGCGGCGCTGAAGGCAAAGGCCGATCCGTCCGCCTTCCTCGGCTTCGATGATATTTTCGGCGAGGTGGCGAAATCGGATCTTTTCCGCAAACGTTTTGCTCATGCTGTTAAAACCTTGTGGGAAAAGGGCACGCGGGAAACGCTGCAGCTCTATCTCGACGGCAAGCTCGCAGTGTAA
- a CDS encoding ABC transporter ATP-binding protein, with amino-acid sequence MGSITLQKVSKVFGEAKVIPSIDLDINDGEFVVFVGPSGCGKSTLLRLIAGLEDVSGGKIVIDGKDATEKAPSERGLAMVFQSYALYPHMSVRNNIAFPLKMAGVDKAEIDRKVTDAARVLNLTDYLERKPRQLSGGQRQRVAIGRAIVRQPSAFLFDEPLSNLDAALRVNMRLEISELHQQLKTTMIYVTHDQVEAMTMADKIVVLNRGNIEQVGSPLELYSRPRNLFVAGFIGSPKMNFIKGQNAAELGAHTLGIRPEHMLLSMESGDWKGRVVVAEHLGSDTFLHIDVEGIGMVTARGSGDFAAQAGDRVYLTPDRSRIHKFNEGGLAI; translated from the coding sequence ATGGGCAGCATTACCCTTCAGAAGGTTTCCAAGGTCTTCGGCGAAGCCAAGGTCATCCCTTCGATTGATCTCGATATCAACGACGGCGAGTTCGTCGTCTTCGTCGGTCCATCCGGCTGCGGCAAGTCCACGCTGCTCAGGCTGATCGCCGGTCTTGAGGATGTCTCCGGCGGCAAGATCGTCATCGACGGCAAGGACGCCACCGAGAAGGCGCCGTCGGAGCGCGGCCTTGCCATGGTGTTCCAGTCCTACGCGCTCTATCCGCATATGAGCGTGCGCAACAACATCGCCTTCCCGCTGAAGATGGCGGGCGTCGACAAGGCGGAAATCGACCGTAAGGTGACGGATGCGGCACGAGTGCTGAACCTCACCGACTATCTGGAGCGCAAGCCGCGCCAGCTTTCCGGCGGTCAGCGCCAGCGCGTCGCTATCGGTCGCGCCATCGTGCGCCAGCCTTCAGCCTTCCTCTTCGATGAACCGCTGTCGAATCTCGACGCGGCTCTGCGCGTCAATATGCGCCTCGAAATCAGCGAGTTGCATCAGCAGCTGAAGACGACGATGATCTATGTCACCCATGACCAGGTCGAGGCGATGACCATGGCCGACAAGATCGTCGTGCTGAACCGCGGCAATATCGAGCAGGTCGGCTCGCCGCTCGAACTCTACAGCCGCCCGCGCAATCTTTTCGTCGCCGGCTTCATCGGCTCGCCGAAGATGAATTTCATCAAGGGCCAGAACGCCGCCGAGCTCGGCGCGCACACGCTCGGCATCCGTCCCGAACACATGCTGCTGTCGATGGAGAGCGGCGATTGGAAGGGCAGGGTCGTCGTTGCCGAGCATCTCGGTTCCGACACCTTCCTGCACATAGATGTCGAGGGGATCGGGATGGTGACGGCGCGCGGCAGTGGCGATTTTGCCGCGCAAGCGGGCGATAGGGTCTATCTGACGCCGGACCGGTCACGCATTCATAAATTCAACGAGGGCGGCCTTGCCATCTGA
- a CDS encoding carbohydrate ABC transporter permease, with protein MARKVTTQRKLIVTAVAWTLGILIFFPILWTFLTSFKSEADAIASPPQFLFFHWTAENYAEVQSRSNYLSHFMNSVVISFGSTLIGLIIAIPAAWAMAFAPTKRTKDVLMWMLSTKMMPPVGALIPIYLMFRNSGLLDTRIGLVIVLTLINLPIIVWMLYTYFKEIPGEILEAARMDGASLMKEIVYVLTPMAVPGIASTLLLNIILAWNEAFWTLNLTASKAAPLTAFIASYSSPEGLFYAKLSAASTMAIAPILILGWFSQKQLVRGLTFGAVK; from the coding sequence ATGGCCAGAAAAGTCACAACTCAGCGCAAGCTCATCGTGACGGCGGTCGCCTGGACGCTCGGCATCCTGATCTTCTTCCCGATCCTCTGGACGTTCCTGACCAGCTTCAAGTCGGAAGCCGACGCCATCGCCTCGCCGCCGCAGTTCCTGTTCTTCCACTGGACCGCGGAGAACTATGCGGAAGTGCAGAGCCGGTCGAACTATCTCAGCCACTTCATGAACTCGGTGGTCATTTCCTTCGGCTCGACGCTGATCGGCCTGATCATCGCCATTCCGGCCGCCTGGGCGATGGCGTTCGCGCCCACCAAGCGGACGAAGGACGTGCTGATGTGGATGCTCTCGACCAAGATGATGCCGCCTGTGGGCGCGCTGATCCCCATCTATCTGATGTTCCGCAATTCCGGTCTGCTCGACACGCGCATCGGGCTGGTGATCGTGCTGACGCTGATCAATCTGCCGATCATCGTCTGGATGCTCTACACCTACTTCAAGGAAATTCCCGGTGAGATCCTCGAAGCGGCCCGCATGGACGGCGCCTCGCTGATGAAGGAGATCGTCTACGTGCTGACGCCGATGGCGGTGCCGGGCATTGCCTCGACGCTGCTTCTGAACATCATCCTTGCCTGGAACGAGGCCTTCTGGACGCTCAACCTCACCGCCTCGAAGGCGGCACCGCTGACGGCCTTCATCGCCTCCTATTCCAGCCCCGAAGGCTTGTTCTATGCCAAGCTCTCGGCGGCCTCGACCATGGCGATCGCGCCGATCCTGATCCTCGGCTGGTTCAGCCAGAAGCAACTCGTCCGCGGCCTGACCTTCGGCGCAGTGAAATAA
- a CDS encoding sugar ABC transporter permease: MATTHTRSAARLMIAPSVLFLFAWMIVPLAMTIYFSLLNYNLLSPGMESFVGLLNYEYFLSDPAFIAALINTLLLVAGVLVVTVVGGIAFALLLDQPMYGQGIVRILVIAPFFVMPTVAALVWKNMFMNPVNGLFAHLAKALGLQPIDWLANAPLLSVILIVAWQWLPFATLILLTALQSLDEEQKEAAEMDGAGAISKFIYIILPHMARAITVVILIQTIFLLSVFAEILVTTNGGPGTDSTNLTYLVYAQALLQFDIGGASAGGIVAVVLANIVAIFLVRLVGKNLEA; encoded by the coding sequence ATGGCAACAACACATACTCGCTCCGCGGCGCGCCTGATGATTGCGCCCTCCGTGCTGTTCCTCTTTGCGTGGATGATCGTCCCGCTTGCGATGACGATCTATTTCTCTCTGCTGAACTATAATCTGCTCAGCCCTGGCATGGAGAGCTTCGTCGGCCTGCTGAACTACGAATATTTCCTGTCAGATCCGGCCTTCATCGCCGCGCTGATCAATACGCTGCTGCTTGTTGCCGGCGTTCTCGTCGTCACCGTCGTCGGCGGCATCGCCTTCGCGCTGCTGCTCGACCAACCGATGTACGGCCAGGGCATCGTGCGCATCCTTGTCATCGCGCCGTTCTTCGTCATGCCGACAGTGGCAGCACTCGTCTGGAAGAACATGTTCATGAACCCGGTCAACGGCTTGTTTGCGCATCTTGCGAAAGCGCTCGGCCTGCAGCCGATCGACTGGCTGGCGAATGCGCCGCTCCTGTCCGTCATCCTCATCGTCGCCTGGCAGTGGCTGCCCTTTGCCACCCTCATCCTGTTGACGGCGCTGCAGTCGCTCGACGAGGAGCAGAAGGAGGCGGCCGAAATGGACGGCGCCGGGGCGATCTCGAAATTCATCTACATCATCCTGCCGCACATGGCGCGTGCCATCACCGTGGTGATCCTGATCCAGACGATCTTCCTGCTCTCGGTCTTCGCCGAAATCCTCGTCACCACCAATGGCGGGCCGGGCACCGACAGCACCAACCTCACCTATCTCGTCTATGCGCAGGCTCTGCTGCAGTTCGATATCGGCGGCGCTTCTGCAGGCGGCATCGTCGCGGTCGTGCTTGCCAATATTGTCGCGATCTTCCTCGTCCGCCTCGTCGGCAAGAATCTGGAGGCTTGA
- a CDS encoding sugar ABC transporter substrate-binding protein gives MTLRTFLLGACSALAFAGMASAETLTIATVNNGDMIRMQKLTDDFKAKNPGIDLEWVTLEENVLRQKVTTDIATKGGQYDVLTIGTYEVPIWAKQGWLLPLDNLGDAYDVNDLLPAIRSGISMDGKLYAAPFYGESSMVMYRKDLFDAAGLKMPDAPTWDFIADAAKKVTNKDKEIYGICLRGKAGWGENMAFLTAMSNSFGARWFDEKWKPQFDQPEWKDTLTFYVNLMKEAGPPGASSNGFNENLALFQTGKCGMWIDATVAASFVSDPKQSQVADKVGFALAPDKGLGKRGNWLWAWNLAIPAGSQKVEAAEKFVAWATSKEYTNLVAEKEGWLNAPPGTRTSLYANAEYQKAAPFAKMTLDSINSADPTKPTVKPVPYVGVQFVAIPEFQGIGTAVGQQFSAALAGQISVDQALKSAQQLATREMTKAGYIK, from the coding sequence ATGACATTGAGAACTTTCCTGCTGGGCGCCTGCTCAGCATTGGCGTTTGCCGGCATGGCTTCGGCCGAGACGCTGACAATTGCGACCGTCAACAACGGCGACATGATCCGGATGCAGAAGCTGACGGACGACTTCAAGGCAAAGAATCCCGGCATAGACCTTGAATGGGTCACCCTCGAAGAAAACGTGCTGCGCCAGAAGGTCACGACCGACATCGCGACCAAGGGCGGCCAGTACGACGTTCTGACGATCGGCACCTATGAAGTTCCGATCTGGGCGAAGCAGGGCTGGCTGCTGCCGCTCGACAATCTCGGCGACGCCTATGACGTCAACGACCTGCTGCCGGCCATCCGCAGTGGCATCAGCATGGACGGCAAACTCTATGCCGCGCCGTTCTATGGCGAAAGCTCCATGGTCATGTACCGCAAAGACCTTTTCGACGCCGCTGGCCTGAAGATGCCCGACGCGCCGACCTGGGACTTCATCGCGGACGCTGCGAAGAAGGTCACCAACAAGGACAAGGAAATCTACGGCATCTGCCTGCGCGGCAAAGCTGGCTGGGGCGAAAACATGGCCTTCCTGACGGCTATGTCGAACTCCTTCGGTGCGCGCTGGTTCGATGAGAAGTGGAAGCCGCAGTTCGATCAGCCCGAGTGGAAGGACACGCTGACCTTCTACGTCAACCTGATGAAGGAAGCCGGCCCTCCGGGCGCCTCCTCCAACGGCTTCAATGAAAACCTGGCGCTCTTCCAGACCGGCAAGTGCGGCATGTGGATCGACGCGACGGTTGCCGCTTCCTTCGTCTCCGATCCGAAGCAGTCGCAGGTCGCCGACAAGGTCGGCTTCGCGCTCGCTCCGGACAAGGGCCTCGGCAAGCGCGGCAACTGGCTCTGGGCCTGGAACCTCGCCATTCCGGCAGGCTCGCAGAAGGTCGAGGCCGCCGAGAAGTTTGTCGCCTGGGCAACGAGCAAGGAGTACACCAACCTGGTTGCCGAGAAGGAAGGCTGGCTGAACGCACCTCCCGGCACCCGCACCTCGCTTTATGCGAATGCGGAGTATCAGAAGGCTGCTCCCTTCGCCAAGATGACCCTCGATTCGATCAACTCGGCCGACCCGACCAAGCCGACCGTCAAGCCGGTCCCTTATGTCGGCGTCCAGTTCGTGGCAATCCCGGAATTCCAGGGCATCGGCACGGCGGTGGGCCAGCAGTTCTCGGCAGCCCTTGCCGGCCAGATTTCGGTCGATCAGGCTTTGAAGAGCGCACAGCAGCTGGCGACCCGCGAAATGACCAAAGCCGGCTACATCAAATAA
- a CDS encoding sugar-binding transcriptional regulator, whose translation MAKRSETPARLDDAARAGWLYYVAGRTQDEIAATMGISRQSAQRLVSLAVAERLIKVRLDHPIAACLELANQLRRKFGLKHVEVVPSDAGSSSTTIGIAEAGAAEIERWLKRPEPIVLAVGTGRTLKAAVDQLPAIECPNHRIVSLTGNIAPDGSAAYYNVIFSMADAVKARHYPMPLPVLVTSAEERELLHGQQLVRSTLDMSAQADVTFVGIGELGIDGPLCVDGFLEKDEMMELMRGGAVGEICGWIFDVDGKLLDNPINERVASAPIPSREASMVIGLAKGKRKYKAIRAAVVGHQINALITDEETAEFLLKS comes from the coding sequence ATGGCAAAAAGATCCGAGACCCCTGCACGGCTCGACGATGCAGCGCGTGCCGGCTGGCTTTATTATGTCGCCGGACGCACGCAGGATGAAATCGCCGCCACGATGGGCATTTCACGGCAATCGGCGCAGCGGCTGGTGTCGCTTGCTGTCGCCGAGCGTCTGATCAAAGTGCGGCTCGACCATCCGATCGCCGCCTGCCTCGAGCTTGCCAACCAGCTGCGGCGAAAATTCGGGCTGAAACATGTGGAAGTGGTGCCGAGCGATGCGGGTTCCTCGTCGACCACCATCGGCATCGCCGAGGCGGGTGCGGCCGAGATCGAGCGCTGGCTGAAGCGGCCGGAACCGATCGTGCTGGCGGTTGGCACCGGCCGCACGCTGAAGGCGGCGGTCGACCAGCTTCCGGCGATCGAATGTCCCAATCACCGGATCGTCTCGCTGACCGGCAATATCGCGCCGGACGGTTCGGCCGCCTATTACAACGTCATCTTCAGCATGGCGGATGCAGTCAAGGCGCGGCACTATCCGATGCCGCTGCCGGTGCTCGTCACCTCGGCTGAAGAACGGGAGCTGCTGCATGGGCAGCAACTGGTGCGCTCGACGCTCGACATGAGCGCGCAGGCAGACGTCACCTTCGTCGGCATCGGCGAGCTCGGCATCGACGGGCCGCTCTGCGTCGATGGCTTTCTTGAAAAGGACGAGATGATGGAACTGATGCGTGGAGGCGCCGTCGGTGAAATCTGCGGCTGGATCTTCGATGTCGACGGCAAACTGCTCGACAACCCGATCAACGAGCGTGTCGCCTCGGCGCCGATCCCGTCCCGCGAGGCTTCGATGGTTATCGGGCTCGCCAAAGGCAAGCGAAAATACAAGGCTATCAGAGCCGCCGTAGTCGGCCACCAAATCAATGCTCTGATCACTGACGAAGAGACCGCTGAGTTTTTGCTCAAAAGCTGA